Below is a genomic region from Medicago truncatula cultivar Jemalong A17 chromosome 3, MtrunA17r5.0-ANR, whole genome shotgun sequence.
CTATCTCACAATCTCTCTAAGGGTGGGTATGATCTGATATAgatatcatatcatatgataTAGAAGATGATAAGGATACAATATGATATATACATGATAAACGGTTATTCTATGCACATATGATCGCAACCATGATAATATTATATATCATCCTCAAGTGATAAAATTATCCGTAAaacaattacattttttttttcaaatttttttactatttgaaattttatgaattaataaaaaaattaaatgaatttatattattaaaaaaacatcgACACTACTAAataaacaatttcattttttttattaaaaaataatgagtaaataaataattgtataaaCATATGTTAGATAAGCTAAACACAATTGAAGAAATTGGATTGGCAAATCTGACTAGGGTGCGGTTTTAAGGCAAAAATTCATATGATTCAAAGATAAAATCATATGTGGTTTAGTTCAGTTTTGgacaactaattaaaaaaaaaaccgatcCAATCTAATTTAAAATGGTTTAatttatatctattttttaatatatccaAATTAAcaaattgtaactttttttttattaataatattataaaaatatggtGAGATAATAGGTTTAGAACTCAACGAAAGACGAATGAATCACTGCTAAGGAAGCACTTTACTCAACAATGTTTATTCAATGAAGTGAAGCGCGTTTCTTTCGCAGTAATTTGTTCTTATTCTCTTCATCCTTCAAAATTTCTTCTATTCCTTCCTCTCCTCCCCCCCCTTCTAATATAATTGGGTTATCTCTCTACAATGTAACAAATGCTATGTCATCATCATATATTTGTCAAATCATCCCTTACTTGTCACCTTTGTATTAAGTTaacattttttgaattaaaactaataaaatggACTAAAATGTGCAACAAGATGAACTTAAGAGACTCAAATGGACCAAAAGTTAATTataggaccaaaatgataccaaataaatagttaagagattaaaagaacAATTTAGCGTATTTTATACTATTTGGTCCCAAAAATTATCTATttggttaatataattttgttctCATACTAtcgttttaagtttttttgttcttgttcttgtcaTGAACTTCTATCTAATTAATCTGTCAATTATTATGTTCATGTGACTTGCAAATTGAATCCGCAAATATTCACACGTTTAGATTATATGATTCGAACATGTATTTTACGTTTTTTTACATGTGCAAATTATAGAATCTAGAAgcatataaaattattgaaactaaacaaaccaaacaaaaaaatgttttacacaTTAGAGCTTTAGAATCCGGACTCAAAATATGTTaaaactcaaaaactaaaaaatcaaacgtgatggaaaaaattattttacacatccAAATTACACTTTCAAACTTATAACATCCGAATGAGTGGAACACAATAATTACTGATGAATTCGCTAATAATGGTTTAATATATAAAGGCCAAGCACACAATAAGGAGTGTGTGCAGAAGCTCAAATGTCTCATTTcttcatagtttctcttgttactctctttttcttatgcttTTTGGAGAAGAGATTTGCCAATGAAACAACATGGGAGGAAAGATACCATCTTGTTAGCATCAGTTCTCTCTTACCATCATCTTCTTGCAGCTTTACAAAAGGTGAACTCATAATCTTCCATATTTCCCTCTCCCAATGTATTATAAGCTTAATTAGTTAACTTGATTAGAAAGTAGATACATAATTGGTAGTGGCATAAATTAAACGATAACTTTATTAgaaagttctttaaaaaaaacttaattagaaAGTTGCTcctaattaacttatttatatttaatctaGGGATAtttatagttattttttttttgaaggaatttataGTTAATACTGTGACCATCACTctcaaatgattattttttttactttgcattatttttatttttttgacaaaaaaaaatgataataagaaTATTGtgtccattatttttttactttgcattaTTGATAATAAGAATCAACCAGTAACTAGTGAAGTTAATTTGATCAAATTATTATCCTCTTCCCTTTATTTATAACTTCTatgataattttaataatagaaAACAATTATTGGTGGGTAAATAATCCAACCAACTTGAGATAAGATTTTGTCTTTTAAGTCTTTGAGAGACATGCTTCTAATGTCTCTTGACTTCTTGGTAAAGTCATTCTCCTCCTCGTATTTTTTAGTGAAACTCCACCTTATATTATTAAgaccaaatatcatttttagtccttttaattTGACTGAACTTTTAAGTTagacttttaaattttaaaagttttaattaAGTTCTTTTAGTTTGATAGAATTTTCAggttggtcctttaagtttcaaaagttttaaatatgtcattttagttgataaactatttcaccgtTACCACTGCTGTCAGTCTCCGTTTAACTGATGTTGATGTAGCcgttaagttgttgacttgAATTAAAATGTTGTCTTTTAAAAGCTCGATGGTGTCAAAACGCTACGTTTAATGGTCACAAATGATCATTTATAGTGCTAGAATGATCATTTGTGACGATTAAACATATCGTTTTGGCACCCTAGAGCTTTTAAAAGACAACGTTTTGATCCAAGACAACAACTTAAGGATACATCAACCTCAGTTAATTATTAACTGACAGTAGGGGTAACggtgaaatagtttataaactaaaaggacctatttgaaacttaaaggaattatgtcaaactaaaatgacctaattgaaactttcgaaatttaaagtattaacttggaaattctgtcaaactaaaaggaccaaacGTGTTATTTGGCATATTATTAATTGTTCTCCTATAGACAAATACTATACCAAACCCGTTCCTAGCATTTTAAGAGTCTTAGGTCAACTTTGAGAAAGGGGACCCCttatataatatatcataattattttattttttatttttttatatatggtgAATGAGATATGCATTGATCATGGTGGTCACGATAATACGATGTTTTGAAATCCCAATTACGTTATTACTCAAAAACATCGTGTGTCAAATACATTTTGtcctatatattattattaataaaaaataataacaaaataaaataaaattgggcgGGCCAAATCAAACccaataaaattaagaaaaacgATAGTAAACATACCAAACATTATATAAGTTTCATTATCAGATTTGATAGTTCAATTGATTTATTATCTCTAAAATTTCTCAAAGAGCTTCATAATCATTCGTCATCATAAATCTATATAATAGTATAAAATATACTTCCCTCATACCCAGTAACATAAAAacctttaataaaaaataatagaagacCAAATTTGACGTCTCAAACATAAAacttttattatgaaatctaaaTACAAATTCCGGGTAGCTGCAATTTGAAACACAAAagcatcttaaaaaaaaattggtctctATAAAGGAGTAGATATTTTGTGTTTTAGGTGTTGCTTCTGCGATTTATgttttacttctaagttttgcaTTTTGACTAATGAAATGTTAGGGGATGAAAATGAAAGCGCTGAGTTAAGTGTGTGAAAATGAAATGCTGATGGGTTTTAAAAAGAAGATGAAACAGTTGATGAGCGGAAGTCTAGTCAATGTTTGAGCTCTTTTTATGCTTATCGTTATATGTACCCCTTTAAACCAAGTATTTCTATGTACGCCTcttccataattattttttggacCCCTACAGCCGTGGGCACTAGGCCGCCGCTCCCCTTCCATAATTATTTCTAGATTTCATATAAAATGTAGTTAATTTATGCTTATAATAGCGACCAAAATTTcaaagaatttattttttaaaatagtgatCGGAAAACTAATGATTAACCAACAATAAGTTGACACCAGTGAACATTGTTGATTTCTGAATTCAGGTCCAAAAAGAAAAGCATCATTAGATGTGGTACCCAAGCATGGGCCTTGTTCCCAACTGAATAACAATGGCAAAGCAAGTATTCTTCCAACACACAGTGATATTCTAAGTCTTGATAAAGAAAGGGTGAACTATATTCACTCCAAGCTATCTTCAGATAACCTACCTGCTATTTATGGTAACCTTATTGGAACAGGGaactattttgttgttgtaggGCTTGGTACTCCTAAAAGGAACTTGTCTCTTGTTTTTGATACTGGTAGTGATCTCACTTGGACTCAGTGTCAACCTTGTGCTCGTCCTTGTTACACACAGCAAGATGAAATTTTTGATCCATCAAAGTCTACTTCTTATTGCAATATTTCATGTACTTCTTCAGATTGCACTCAACTCATTTCATCCACAGGTAAATAAATTACTATATAGTTACTTGTTTTGTTAAATTACTATTATGTATAAAAATCAATaccatttaaacaaaaaaaatgttttcattttgttttatagGAATGGATCCTCCAACATGTTATCCATTAACAAAAGCATGTAAATATGGTATGGTTTATGGTGACGGATCCTTCTCCGAAGGATACTTCAGCCGTGAACGACTAACAGTAACACCAACAGACGCAATTGATGGTTTCTTTCTCGGATGTGGGGAAAACAACCAAGGTCTGTTCGGCATGTCTGCCGGCATATTAGGCCTTGGTCGTCATCCAATCTCTTTTGTCCAACAAACCGctaaaaaatacaacaaaattttCTCTTATTGTCTTCCTTCTACTTCCAGCGTTGTTGGCCACCTCACATTTGGAGCTACCGATAATTATAAGGTGGCCAACAACACCGTTAAATACACTCCCTTATCCACAATCTCACGTAGTAATTCCTTCTACGGTCTTGACATCGTTGGAATCAGTATTGCCAAAACCAAGCTTTCAATATCATCCTCTATTTTCTCCTCCGGTGGCGCCATTATTGACTCTGGTACCGTCATTACACGGCTGCCACCATCTACCTATGCTAGCCTTCGTAATGCTTTCCGGAAAGAAATGGCGAAATATCCAGCTGCTTCGGGGTTTTCCATTTTAGATACATGCTACGATCTTAGAGGGAGGAATAATGTGGTTGTTCCGAAGATTAGTTTTGTCTTTGGTGGTGGTGTCACCGTGGAGCTTGGTGCACACGGAGTACTTTTCACTGTGAGTTCGAGGCAAGTTTGTTTGGCATTTGCAGCGAATAGAGATGATAGTGATATTACTATCTTTGGGAATGTGCAACAAAGAACACTAGaagttgtttatgatgttggtGGTGGTAAGATTGGGTTTGGACCAAATGGTTGCAAGTGAACATagttttgaatattttgatCAACGATTCATTCTTATTTGAACAAATACATATATCCAATTGATCAATGATTAGTTAATTGATCCAAAGGGCTGTGTcgtaaaaaatatgatattgtgtaACGTGACATACTCTATTTAGGTGTCTTCCTTATGGGTTtaaatttgattatgttatgaatAATGTTGTGAATCAAACAATTACTATTTAACTATGTAGCACGTGTACTTGATACATAAATGTGAACTATCTTATTAGTATCTACGTATCCGTCAAATATTCTATAAgtattcaataaaatactttttaaaaataaaaaaaaaataattccaaTACTTTATAGATATGTATCTAAAAGTATCTGTGAAGTATCGGTCAGATACAATGACTTTATGTTTAGAATATACAACTATCAACCCAACATTTCAACATGCGCCAAGGGTGTGGGCCCCAATTATCCTCATCTATTGATAACAAAATAGGGGAAATGATATGAGAGATCGCATAGTAAAACTCTTTGAATTATATTAGGCCACTGAACACACCAATCTTTAGAAAGTAATAATTTGTCAAGGCTGCTCATTGAAAAGTGATGACaagtcatcttacgttattttaAGCATATTTTTCAACCACTTTATTTAGGTTTGGATCCAATATATAGGAGTTTTAGAGCAATTGTCTACGATTTTCAGGATATTTTGCAATGTCTTCGTTTAGAGTCATGTATTTTTAGTTTTCCCGCAACCAATCACTACTTAGGTGTTTTGGAAGAGATTTTGGAAGACCATGAATGATGATTCAAAAGGTCTCTGAAGACATTACAAGATAGATAAATTACATTCGAAGGTCCGATAAATAAATAgaggggattcgaagaatcctaaccgctGTTAACATTCTGCAATCAAAATCAGGTTACTACTTCATTACTATTATGTGCAATCAGACTTAACTTGCAAAAATTCCCCCGATTTACAACttgtatttattgtttttattttattttctattttaaataagtAACACTAGTTGCCTAATTGGAATAACAATCTGAGTGGATACAATATTCACTTATCACTCTATTACTTGATAACAATTTGGTACATTTGCCAAAACTATCCATCAACAATAATCTCCCAGATACCACGTAAACCATGCCGATCATACAAAGGTAaataaaaagaacatttttattaatgaattggtTAAAATGAGGACAATTTTCATGATATTAATAACTTCACCCAAACACTAGAATCACAAGCGTAGACAttagaaacaaagaaaatgcaAGCAATTTTAACAAACCGACCATTAATAATCAGAGCATTCTCCAAACTTCTAGTATGCCACACCTCCACCTCTGATGTATccaataaagataaaataccaCCTGAAGCTCCCATAGAAGGCCtataacaaaatacaacattCGTATTCCCCTAAAAAGAAGCATAAAAAAACACATCAACAGGGAGCCCACTCTCTAATTCTTCCACATGTTTTATAAAACATGACTTTTCATTAATCAACGATTCTTACACAATATTTATAGATTCCAAGGATGCTATAGAAATAAGAATACAGGCAAATTCCatcatttcaagttttttagTACAAAGATCAACTTTCAAGAGCCTCCCAAACATCGAAGAGCATAAACTAAGAAATTGAATAATCCATTCATGCAAAGGAACACCATAAAGCTGCAACCATGTTCCTGATTGTGCAATTGAAGTCAGAACTTGTTACGACGATCGCGTGATCGCCCACGTGAAGGGGAGTGATGTTGTCGAACCTAGTAGCCACGAGAATAAGAACTGTAATGTTATTCATGTTGTCCATAAGAAGGATCATGATATTGTTGCGAAGATGAACATGAACGATTATGCTCACCATAATGTTCACAAGAATAAGGTTCAATTCATGATATTGCTATTCACAATTGTCAAAAAGTGAATCTCGAGACCTATAATTTTCATCAAAGTGGTAAATGTTGTCCAAGCCTGAAACGCGAGACCCTATATTTTCCAAAATCTGAAGCGTGAGACCGTATTATGCCAAAACCTGAAAACCATTGTCTGCGATCACAATTATCTTGAAACCCTGTCTTGCTAACCTCAAACTTGTTGTAGCCCGAACGAACATACTTGCCGATATGTACCCGTTGATATGTTCTATCCTCGATCACCTGGTCGGATTGCTTTCTGACATCTTGAACTCACCACAATCCACTCTCTCCTATGAAGCTCAAATACTTGATACGATatggatacgatactgcactgatacaggaaaattttaaaattcaagagaCGATACAACCAGgatactttaaataaaaaattaaatttaaacttaaaatatgaaccatggactaaaattaaaaaaaaaaaaagaaggcgCAAAACCTAGTCGAAACAGACATATAACAACTATAAGgcacaacaataaaattgtcCTAACGTGACAATCAACAATATCAGCGTTCTCAAACCAACAAAAAGATACAAAATAgataatgaacaaaaacataagtataagtaaaatttataataataaaagtgacaattagtcgattacatatatgatatatcccATAAAGAGAACACTATTACTTAGTCCATTACATATATCTAAAGAATAATAGAAATATCATATATCGTGCGCGTATCGATTTTCCACTGTCCGTCCCTCGCGTATCTTCGATGTATCTGAAAAGTATCGgacaattgttttttaaaaaaataaaatttaatctccAAATACTCTTTTGATACGTATCGGGACGTATCAGACAAGTATCGGTGCAGTATACATATCGGATACCAGTACGTCATGCATTTTAGAGTATATGTGCTTCAGAGACTCTCCCCCTTCTCCCCATATGATGTAACCCTAACAGGAACCCTTCCCTTCCAAAAATTCTTCACCTCCGACGAAAAGGATCGCGGCGAAGTGGCTGTAGGTTAGATCTAGGGCCGCCacctctctctctagctctcattttctattattatttactTAGAAAGAGAGCatattttaacatatttatTAGACTATGGGTCATGCTCATTTGTTCTTACGAgaaatttaagaaaaagaaaaaaataattaaaggaaaaaagaaaagaatatattcataattttttatacttTCATAATGTTGATTACACactctaatatatttttattatatttaattttttaacaaatgttcAGAAGTTAGTAGTTAGTATTTCTCTTATATTTACTATCACTTGagtctttattataaaaataattaatttttagattcattgaataattgactttttaatctataatatatcaattatttaataaattaaaaaacatattttttaatatggttTAAAGAGTGGAGGGAGTACAAGACTCCTCCATGAGCGGTGATGGTGGAAATCAGACAGAACCTTTCCAAATCTTGTAAGACACGGAACCCTGAAATGACCTATGAACAACCAAGTTCAATCAAAGACATGTTAATAAAGAATCTAATATGGCCCTACGAAGAATCTTTTACATGAGCTTATATGAtctgaattatttaatttttttactaggCATAATAACTAGTAtgcaatatcatttttttatgcaatGATCTATTGTCACGTCAATCaatgaatatgaaaacatatatatttaggtgtatatgtaaaattaattttacccAATGTATAGTAATTAAATGAAGAGTGAAACATATtcacacttaatttttttttaataaactaaacaaattatattaatggAATAACAAAAGTCCCTCAAGCATAAGGCGTGCTAGAGGTAACTGTTAAATTTGAGTTTAAGTACAATACAGTCAGGCTACCAACAGTCAAAGaagcaaaaaaagaaattacataGTAGCTCGAAAACAACATAAATGATTTTGCCTCCAAAGGGATACTCAAAGTCGAACGTAACGTAGTTCGCTTTCAACTACCAATATGTTTGGAGTTTAACCTTTTCAAGAAGTTCAGTAAGCcgatcaaaattattattaaatattcaCACTCAAATTAAAGAGAAGCAAGTTATAGCTAATATATGTGATGCGCAACAGTGGTAATGGTGgtagatactccctccgtttcaaaatgtaagtaaaaatGGTTTAGCGTAAGTTAATGTATTTAGTACATAtgtaaatcaaatatattagtttttgttgatcaatttctgcttatattttgggatgGAAGAAGTACATTacttcttcaaatttttttttttttgggaatttctttaaatatttaattggtCGGAAATTTAATATGGGCATATAATTGGTCAGAAATTTTCTTTTACCAGGCTTACAAAATCATGGGTGCAGAAATGTGAACTGAAACTTTGTAAGTTCAACTAGCTCTAGTTGTTCATGAAATAATAATCAAGCAAAAGgtctaataattaaaaattcacGTTGCATTGATAGCAGCATTCTTGTCTTGGATGATATGATGCTATACAAACACTATAATTtagaatgaaaaacaatataaCTATATAATTTAGAAATGCAACGAAATTATTTAAACCACGACATATATGTCACATTCTCTTTGATAGTAACTACTAATCCATCATTACATGCAGAATATTTCATAATGCCGTCCTTGTATTACCATAATTAGGATTAAATATATCATGTGGGATGTTGCATTAtttcattatcattttttttcaatatatattcatatttatgACAACCTGTTCTATAAAATTTCGTTGTTTTTGtatcaacaaataaagaaaaattgaagtttgaatTAAACACGGTTCTTTTTTTGAAAGTGATTTGTAATGGTTACATTCTTACCGACATGAATGGTTTTAATTCTAATTTGCACAAAGTGACAAATATGTTGCCCCATGCACCTTATCTCAACCTTAGGTAATTTGGACACACGAATAAAATTGCATCATTTTATCTTAACGCAATATTAATTGTAGCATAGTTTAGCTTAAGCAATATAAATTGGACAATTACTCAAGTGTGAAACCAAACACTAAATAAGACATAATTACACTActtaattatttcaatatttagCTTGTTAAGGACATGAAGCCATTAGATTATCATGTACTGTAGAGTACTataattcttcttttttatttaaccaATTAAAATTCCTTGCAATTTTGTCGTATCCAAATAAGTTAAATATATCACGCAACAAAATTCAATGTTGTGCCGGTTCTTATAAGAAACATTCGTTTAAATTCCAATCAAAGCTTTTTATGAGAAGTTTAATGATTGCTAATTGGATAAATTTCATATATTCGTTCGTACCATTTTCCTTTGAGATTTTGAGTCACAGTGAGAATGGGAACTAAGATGTTGAAATTTCAATGATGTTACTTCATGGCTAAAGAACATGGTAATGGACCCCTTAGAAATGACAAAGGTAAATATCATTCATTAATCTCTTTGTTTTTAGGTTCGAATGTCTTTTTGTGTTCCAGCTTTCGTCCACCCATGAAAGTGTACTGGATGTGGTCTACATTCAATCATATCACAACACAATTTTAGATATAATCAAAAAGCTTAAAATGTTTTTGAGGAACTAAATTGAAGAGTGTCTTAATTTAGAGATTAAGTGTTTTTGTATCAACTTATTGAGGCTTATTTCCACGTTGAATGCACTTTCAACGTGAAAATTGTGAAGCCTCAATTAGTAACTTCTACTGAATGTAAATTTTCGCAGAGGTTCCAAACGAATGTTAAATCAATTGTTAATTCAAtaacattttatattatttgacaAAAGAAGCAAGTATTAAGGGAAATGGGATAAATGTTGAAAACAAAGTGGGAGCAATTGCACCAACATTAGGTTAGTCCCTGATTTTAACccataacttctttttttagcaaattttgaacccttatattttttctctttctaatcTAGTAACCCCtcttatttttctctcaaatttaCACTAATGTGATACCATTTATTGACTTGGCAGCAAAATGTTATGGCCAACgtgaattatttttaaaatcataaagaaagaacaaaaaataagtagATGCAGATTGGGTCGAAATAAGAAACTCTAATTTTCGTCGCATGCACCAAACTTATTATCGTCTTTTCTATTAAAAGGAAAGTCATATTCACTACAATAGtttacgtaaaaaaaaaaaaaaaactcacatcaGTGTAATTTTGAGAGAGCAAAGTTTCGCAAttcgagagtttacctcaactcgttttgCTTAGATAAACTCGACTCGAGAACTTGTAcgacctaaaattaaaattatatgaaatttatTATACGCATGACATATATGCTAATATAATATTGCAAATAGGTTAATAGTGAAAAATATGACTTAATTACAAAGGAAAATTATACCAAACTACCATAATAAAACGTTATGCTCAACTtagcatcaaaatacaaaaattaacgcACAAAATAATAAGTTTCATAAGTCTCTAAGTTTAAGTCATCCATAAAACCATCCGAAAAAGCAAGTTTCACAAGTTCGTAAAGTTGTTAATAAAACTGTccaaaaaataaactagttaatttcttcaaaaggtcATCAAACACCACCACCGCAACCCTAACCAACATCCTTAACACCGACGTCGCAATCGGAATTTCCCCCGTCGGAATCGTAACCCTAACTGGTATGTGCtctcatgtttatgttttaagaactcagataaaaaagaaaaagaaacatttcATTTAGGAAGCTAGCAATTTGTTACTGTAAAGGTAACTATTCAGTAAACGTTTCAGTCTTTGGACTTGTAGAATAAGAAttgggttttgaaaaaaatgggcCCAAAAAATTGggcctattttttttctttagatgtAAACTCGATCGAGTTTACCGAGTGTCaactcggtcaaactcgtcaaacttttcgattttaccagaaatcgagtttacctctaagttaacacgattttgatacctaaaaatgtaaactcggtaaactcggagagttaacactcgatttgggGAACATTGAGAGGGAGAATGCcaaattaaaagtgaaaaaatgtTGAGatcaaaatcatttcaaaatgtAGGAGTGAAAATCGCACAATTGCGATATTGGTATACCAAAAGTGCTTTATGCccaaatcaaattaaaaggGATATGAATGGAATCCAAATACATGTGTGAATGGAATGGAAGGGTTGTGAGGTCCACCAGCATACAAACATATTGCGCATGATATCCTAAGAAGAGCAAGCATTCCTTTGCTAGTTGCTGGCAGTCACATTTTCGTGTGGAAAATGACATAGAAAGACCCCAAGTCCCAAAGAAAAACCTTCACAATCTATCAATATCTATCTATTCTAAGAAAAGTTTATCTAGTCATAGATGGTAGAATTTCACGATACCGCGTTATTCTCTACACCTATTTACTCATGCAAATGATATTTAACTATGCCGTTCTTGTTAAATAGTTCACATCGAATAAAAGATGG
It encodes:
- the LOC25489022 gene encoding aspartyl protease family protein At5g10770 yields the protein MSHFFIVSLVTLFFLCFLEKRFANETTWEERYHLVSISSLLPSSSCSFTKGPKRKASLDVVPKHGPCSQLNNNGKASILPTHSDILSLDKERVNYIHSKLSSDNLPAIYGNLIGTGNYFVVVGLGTPKRNLSLVFDTGSDLTWTQCQPCARPCYTQQDEIFDPSKSTSYCNISCTSSDCTQLISSTGMDPPTCYPLTKACKYGMVYGDGSFSEGYFSRERLTVTPTDAIDGFFLGCGENNQGLFGMSAGILGLGRHPISFVQQTAKKYNKIFSYCLPSTSSVVGHLTFGATDNYKVANNTVKYTPLSTISRSNSFYGLDIVGISIAKTKLSISSSIFSSGGAIIDSGTVITRLPPSTYASLRNAFRKEMAKYPAASGFSILDTCYDLRGRNNVVVPKISFVFGGGVTVELGAHGVLFTVSSRQVCLAFAANRDDSDITIFGNVQQRTLEVVYDVGGGKIGFGPNGCK